The segment ATATCACCACCTGTCCTGTGAATTTGTTATAAATGCAAACTCTTAAGCCCCAGAATTGCTAATCAGAAATTGAGGAGATGGGGCCTAGAAATCTATGTTTTAACGAGACTTCTAGGAGACTCTGATGCATACTCGGCTTGGAGAACCATGAGTCCAAATGATAGGGAACAGCAGGTTGGCTCCACTCTTGTCTCCTCCACCTGGTACCCCACAGTAGCCTCCCTGCCATTTACCTGAGCGTCCCAAAAGTTCTTCGGGGTCCGCACCAACAGGAGGCGGCAGGTCTTGCACCCAGGACTGCCTGGGACCTGAATCGTGTCCTCTTCCTTAGGGCACTGCAAATCCTTGTGTAGGGCAGCTGGGTCTGAATCCATGGCCCCCTCATCCTCAAACGCATCTTGACAGCCGGAAGCCACATCGTCCTCTTCCTCTGACTCAGGCACTCCATAATTCAGGGCCAGCTCTCCCTCCTGTTCCCCCGAAGCTTCCAGATCCTGGCTCAGGTCAGCCTGTGTCTCTCTGCTGCCCAGGTGGGAGGCATCATTCTCTGGAAAGAAGAGGTAACCTGCCATCAGGCCGggctctctctccttccaggaCCACGGAGAGCTTTGATGCCCGCCCCCCCCGCCGGCCCCCCTCGGCCCCCCTCGGCCTTTCTAGGGACGCCATCTGGAACCAAGACTGGAAGGATCCCTTGGGGATTGGGCAAGCCAGAATTCttgatcaactttttttttttgcggtacgcgggcctctcactgtcgtggcccctccccctgcggagcacaggctccggacgcgcaggctcagcggccacggctcacgggcccagccgctccgcggcacgtgggatcttcccggaccggggcacgaacccgcgtcccctgcatcggcaggcggactctcaaccactgcgccaccagggaagcccaagccagaattcttGCATCACACACCCAAATGCATGAGAACCTGGCCGCCACCACTTGTGCGGTATTTTGGGAGGGGCGGGAAGGACCTGTGAGAAGCCCTCATCTTCACAGCGGGTGTTCTTCCTTGCAAAGGAAAGCTCAGGTCACAGTTCTGAGTCCAGGAGAAATCTAACTAGAGGTGGGCTGGGTCAGCTGAAGAGGGGAGGCTGTGGCCCTGGCCCACAAGAGCAAAACCAGAtgcaggaaagaagagaaaagagagaaatggatgaggagggaaggggaggacttACCCGGATAAAGAGCAGAGAGTGTCCCCAGCAGGAGAAGAGGCAGCAGCAGGGAGCATTTCATATTCCCTCAGTCTTGGGACAGGAACACAGCTTCACCTTCCCTCCTTGGGGACTTCTCACGTGTCTGCACGGCCCCTGGCACACAGTGGAGATGCAGTGTTTGCTTAACTGGTGGATTAAAGGGCAAACTAGAGAGCTTCCTTCTCcccctgccgaggcaggggacgcgggttcgtgccccggtccgggaagatcccatgtgccgcggagcggctgggcccgtgagccgtggccgctgagcctgtgctccgcagcgggagaggccacgacggtgagaggcccgcgtaccgcgaacaaaaaagaaagaaaagaaaagaacaggggGCTGTCAGCTCAAGTACAAAAGACCCTTTTTCCTGAGAGCTCCATCACTGCTCCCCGGGACAGCACTTAGCTCAGAGGCTAGCCGCCATGGGAACAGGTCTGCTCACATTCAGGGCCAATTTCACTCACACTGGGGGTGAAAGGGGAAGGATAGGGGCATGGTCCTAAGGACAGGCCTCCAGGGTGTTTGCCATATAGGGTCCTGCTTCCCCCAGCCCTGGACCTCTCCTTC is part of the Kogia breviceps isolate mKogBre1 chromosome 7, mKogBre1 haplotype 1, whole genome shotgun sequence genome and harbors:
- the LOC131759484 gene encoding proteoglycan 3-like; protein product: MKCSLLLPLLLLGTLSALYPENDASHLGSRETQADLSQDLEASGEQEGELALNYGVPESEEEDDVASGCQDAFEDEGAMDSDPAALHKDLQCPKEEDTIQVPGSPGCKTCRLLLVRTPKNFWDAQRTCQRCYRGNLISIHNSSFNYRIQCWVSRINEAQLWIGGYDRGRFRNNRFHWTDGSSCNFEHWAPGQPRNGKGQCVALCTRGGHWRRAPCQRRLSFICSY